A single Antechinus flavipes isolate AdamAnt ecotype Samford, QLD, Australia chromosome 5, AdamAnt_v2, whole genome shotgun sequence DNA region contains:
- the PICK1 gene encoding PRKCA-binding protein isoform X1, translating to MFADMDYDIEEDKLGIPTVPGTVTLQKDSQNLIGISIGGGALYCPCLYIVQVFDNTPAAIDGTVAAGDEITGVNGKSVKGKTKVEVAKMIQVVKGEVTIHYNKLQADPKQGRSLDIVLKKVKHRLVENMSSGTADALGLSRAILCNDGLVKRLEELERTAELYKGMTEHTKSLLRAFFDLSQTHRAFGDVFSVIGVREPQPAASEAFVKFAEAHRSIEKFGIRLLKTIKPMLTDLNTYLNKAIPDTRLTIKKYLDVKFEYLSYCLKVKEMDDEEYSCIALGEPLYRVSTGNYEYRLILRCRQEARTRFAKMRKDVLEKIELLDQKHVQDIVFQLQRFVSTMSKYYDDCYAALRDADVFPIEVDLARTTLAYGQKDLYTEEEEDEGAAAPGEARGPRDSQEENGEKLIDMPE from the exons ATGTTTGCTGACATGGATTATGACATCGAGGAGGATAAGCT TGGCATCCCCACAGTGCCCGGGACCGTGACGCTGCAGAAGGATTCCCAGAACCTGATCGGGATCAGCATCGGGGGCGGGGCCCTGTACTGCCCCTGCCTCTACATCGTCCAG GTGTTCGACAACACCCCCGCAGCCATCGATGGCACCGTGGCGGCCGGCGATGAGATCACTGGGGTCAATGGGAAATCGGTCAAGGGCAAAACCAAGGTGGAGGTGGCCAAGATGATCCAGGTGGTGAAG GGAGAGGTGACAATTCACTACAACAAGCTCCAAGCTGACCCCAAGCAGGGCAGGTCCCTGGACATTG TTTTGAAGAAGGTGAAACATCGGCTGGTGGAGAACATGAGCTCGGGGACGGCGGACGCGCTGGGCCTGAGCCGGGCCATCCTGTGCAACG ATGGGCTGGTGAAAAGGCTGGAAGAGCTGGAGCGGACCGCCGAGCTGTACAAGG GTATGACGGAGCACACCAAGAGCCTGCTGCGGGCCTTCTTCGACTTGTCTCAGACGCACCGAG CCTTCGGAGACGTCTTTTCGGTGATCGGCGTCCGTGAGCCTCAGCCGGCGGCCAGCGAGGCCTTCGTGAAGTTTGCCGAAGCCCACCGCAGCATCGAGAAGTTCGGGATCCGCCTCCTCAAAACCATCAAGCCC ATGCTGACGGACCTGAACACGTATCTCAACAAAGCCATCCCCGACACCCGCCTCACCATTAAGAAATACCTGGACGTGAAGTTTGAGTACCTG TCTTACTGCCTGAAGGTGAAGGAGATGGACGACGAGGAATACAGCTGCATC GCCCTGGGGGAGCCCCTGTACCGCGTGAGCACCGGCAACTACGAGTACCGCCTCATCCTGCGGTGCCGCCAGGAGGCCCGCACGCGCTTCGCCAAGATGAGGAAGGACGTGCTGGAGAAGATTGAGCTGTTGGACCAGAAACACg tccaGGACATCGTGTTCCAGCTCCAGCGTTTCGTGTCCACCATGTCCAAGTACTACGACGACTGCTACGCGGCCTTGCGGGACGCCGACGTCTTCCCCATCGAGGTGGACCTGGCCCGGACCACCCTGGCCTACGGCCAGAAGGACCTGTAcacggaggaggaggaggacgaggggGCGGCCGCCCCGGGAGAGGCCCGGGGGCCCCGAGACTCCCAGGAGGAGAACGGCGAGAAGCTCATAGACATGCCCGAGTGA
- the SLC16A8 gene encoding monocarboxylate transporter 3 gives MGAGGPSERAGAAPDGGWGWAVLLGCFVVTGFSYAFPKAVSVYFKALMRDFGVGYSDTAWISSIMLAMLYGTGPVSSILVNQFGCRPVMLAGGLLASAGMVLASFTRSLVELYLTAGVLTGLGMALNFQPSLIMLGLYFDRRRPLANGLAAAGSPVFLSALSPLGQVLLERFGWRGGFLLMGGLLLNCCTCGAVMRPLPGGPGARGGAQEEAREMLPLEPGRKPPGSPGRRRGKRLLDLSVFTDRGFVVYAVAKFILVLGLFVPTIMLVNYAKDAGVPDAEAAFLLSVIGFVDIVARPACGALAGLARVRPHVTYLFSLAMLANGLTDVCSARARSYGALVGFCVAFGLSYGMVGALQFEVLMATVGAPRFPSAIGLVLLVEAVAVLIGPPSAGRLVDALKNYEIIFYLAGSEVLLSALFLATATYCCLRRPRDPRRPQTIPGPGTRGRPSRTGSPAAPPPPPPRRTTRSCSLVGTPPGVPAPGTPRANQSPQVPAGPGVTSAWAASGPPPPMLVPGRDAALILGSRNGRRHGGRLGMTGSTAIAGSTAIAGNTGVTGSTAVAGSSRQAGPAGGWGAEWPPAQTWGAGSREEAGQGPLS, from the exons ATGGGGGCCGGAGGCCCTTCCGAGCGGGCGGGCGCGGCCCCGGACGGAGGCTGGGGCTGGGCGGTGCTGCTCGGCTGCTTCGTGGTGACGGGCTTCTCCTACGCGTTCCCCAAGGCGGTCAGCGTGTACTTCAAGGCGCTCATGCGGGACTTCGGCGTGGGCTACAGCGACACGGCCTGGATCTCCTCCATCATGCTGGCCATGCTCTACGGCACAG GGCCCGTGTCCAGCATCCTGGTCAACCAGTTTGGCTGCCGGCCGGTGATGCTGGCGGGGGGCCTGCTGGCCTCGGCCGGGATGGTCCTGGCCTCCTTCACCCGCAGCCTCGTGGAGCTCTACCTCACGGCCGGCGTGCTCACGG GCCTGGGCATGGCCCTCAACTTCCAGCCCTCGCTCATCATGCTGGGCCTCTACTTTGACCGGCGGCGGCCCCTGGCCAACGGGCTGGCGGCGGCGGGCAGCCCCGTCTTCCTGTCGGCCCTGTCTCCGCTGGGCCAGGTGCTGCTGGAGCGCTTCGGCTGGCGCGGGGGCTTCCTGCTCATGGGGGGGCTGCTGCTGAACTGCTGCACGTGCGGGGCCGTCATGAGGCCCCTGCCCGGGGGTCCCGGGGCTCGGGGCGGGGCCCAGGAGGAAGCCAGGGAGATGCTGCCCCTGGAGCCGGGCCGGAAGCCGCCGGGGAGCCCCGGGCGGCGGCGCGGGAAGCGGCTGCTGGACCTGTCCGTCTTCACCGACCGGGGCTTCGTGGTCTACGCCGTGGCCAAGTTCATCCTGGTGCTGGGGCTGTTTGTGCCCACCATCATGCTGGTCAACTACGCCAAGGACGCGGGCGTGCCCGACGCCGAGGCCGCCTTCCTCCTCTCGGTCATCGGCTTCGTGGACATCGTGGCGCGGCCGGCCTGCGGGGCCCTGGCCGGGCTGGCCCGGGTCCGGCCCCACGTCACCTACCTCTTCAGCCTGGCCATGCTGGCCAACGGGCTGACCGACGTGTGCAGCGCCCGCGCCCGCTCCTACGGCGCCCTGGTGGGCTTCTGCGTGGCCTTCGGCCTCTCCTACGGCATGGTGGGCGCCCTGCAGTTCGAGGTGCTCATGGCCACCGTCGGGGCGCCCCGATTCCCCAGCGCCATCGGCCTGGTGCTGCTGGTGGAGGCCGTGGCGGTGCTCATCGGGCCCCCCTCGGCGG GTCGCCTGGTGGACGCCCTCAAGAACTACGAGATCATCTTCTACCTGGCGGGCTCCGAGGTGCTCCTGTCCGCCCTCTTCCTGGCCACGGCCACCTACTGCTGCCTGAGGAGGCCCCGAGACCCCCGCCGGCCCCAGACCATCCCGGGGCCGGGGACGCGGGGGAGGCCGAGTCGGACGGGGAGCCCGGCtgccccgccgccgccgccgcccagGAGAACCAC GCGCAGCTGCTCTCTTGTGGGGACTCCCCCCGGGGTCCCGGCTCCTGGGACGCCCAGAGCTAACCAGAGCCCCCAGGTCCCAGCAGGACCGGGGGTTACATCAGCCTGGGCTGCCTCGGGGCCGCCCCCTCCAATGCTTGTCCCAGGGCGGGACGCAGCTCTCATCCTCGGCTCCCGGAACGGACGG agacATGGCGGGCGCCTGGGGATGACAGGGAGCACTGCCATTGCGGGGAGCACTGCCATCGCGGGGAACACTGGTGTCACAGGGAGCACTGCCGTCGCGGGGAGCAGTCGGCAGGCGGGGCCAGCAGGAGGCTGGGGAGCGGAGTGGCCCCCAGCCCAGACCTGGGGGGCAGGGAGCAGGGAGGAGGCCGGGCAGGGCCCGCTCAGTTAA
- the PICK1 gene encoding PRKCA-binding protein isoform X2: MNWTIGLRGQPVPNFGIMFADMDYDIEEDKLGIPTVPGTVTLQKDSQNLIGISIGGGALYCPCLYIVQVFDNTPAAIDGTVAAGDEITGVNGKSVKGKTKVEVAKMIQVVKGEVTIHYNKLQADPKQGRSLDIVLKKVKHRLVENMSSGTADALGLSRAILCNDGLVKRLEELERTAELYKGMTEHTKSLLRAFFDLSQTHRAFGDVFSVIGVREPQPAASEAFVKFAEAHRSIEKFGIRLLKTIKPMLTDLNTYLNKAIPDTRLTIKKYLDVKFEYLSYCLKVKEMDDEEYSCIALGEPLYRVSTGNYEYRLILRCRQEARTRFAKMRKDVLEKIELLDQKHVQDIVFQLQRFVSTMSKYYDDCYAALRDADVFPIEVDLARTTLAYGQKDLYTEEEEDEGAAAPGEARGPRDSQEENGEKLIDMPE; this comes from the exons atg AACTGGACGATCGGCCTTCGGGGCCAGCCTGTCCCAAACTTTGGGATCATGTTTGCTGACATGGATTATGACATCGAGGAGGATAAGCT TGGCATCCCCACAGTGCCCGGGACCGTGACGCTGCAGAAGGATTCCCAGAACCTGATCGGGATCAGCATCGGGGGCGGGGCCCTGTACTGCCCCTGCCTCTACATCGTCCAG GTGTTCGACAACACCCCCGCAGCCATCGATGGCACCGTGGCGGCCGGCGATGAGATCACTGGGGTCAATGGGAAATCGGTCAAGGGCAAAACCAAGGTGGAGGTGGCCAAGATGATCCAGGTGGTGAAG GGAGAGGTGACAATTCACTACAACAAGCTCCAAGCTGACCCCAAGCAGGGCAGGTCCCTGGACATTG TTTTGAAGAAGGTGAAACATCGGCTGGTGGAGAACATGAGCTCGGGGACGGCGGACGCGCTGGGCCTGAGCCGGGCCATCCTGTGCAACG ATGGGCTGGTGAAAAGGCTGGAAGAGCTGGAGCGGACCGCCGAGCTGTACAAGG GTATGACGGAGCACACCAAGAGCCTGCTGCGGGCCTTCTTCGACTTGTCTCAGACGCACCGAG CCTTCGGAGACGTCTTTTCGGTGATCGGCGTCCGTGAGCCTCAGCCGGCGGCCAGCGAGGCCTTCGTGAAGTTTGCCGAAGCCCACCGCAGCATCGAGAAGTTCGGGATCCGCCTCCTCAAAACCATCAAGCCC ATGCTGACGGACCTGAACACGTATCTCAACAAAGCCATCCCCGACACCCGCCTCACCATTAAGAAATACCTGGACGTGAAGTTTGAGTACCTG TCTTACTGCCTGAAGGTGAAGGAGATGGACGACGAGGAATACAGCTGCATC GCCCTGGGGGAGCCCCTGTACCGCGTGAGCACCGGCAACTACGAGTACCGCCTCATCCTGCGGTGCCGCCAGGAGGCCCGCACGCGCTTCGCCAAGATGAGGAAGGACGTGCTGGAGAAGATTGAGCTGTTGGACCAGAAACACg tccaGGACATCGTGTTCCAGCTCCAGCGTTTCGTGTCCACCATGTCCAAGTACTACGACGACTGCTACGCGGCCTTGCGGGACGCCGACGTCTTCCCCATCGAGGTGGACCTGGCCCGGACCACCCTGGCCTACGGCCAGAAGGACCTGTAcacggaggaggaggaggacgaggggGCGGCCGCCCCGGGAGAGGCCCGGGGGCCCCGAGACTCCCAGGAGGAGAACGGCGAGAAGCTCATAGACATGCCCGAGTGA